In Bacillota bacterium, the sequence ATGGCATGACATTGCCAGAGTATACAGATGCCATGGTAAAACTGGTCGAAACAAAAGGGCCCTACATTGTTTTGACCCAAGGATTGGCTATGCCCCATGCAAGACCAGAGGACGGCGCAAAAAAGATAGGAATTGGGCTGTTAACCCTGACAGAACCAATTGTGTTTGGGCACCCGCAAAATGATCCGGTGCGAGTTGTTGCTGCTTTAAGCAGTGTCGACAGCAAAAGTCACCTGACGCTTATATCTTACCTGGCCAAAATTCTGGGCTCTAAGGACACTCTTTGCTCAATTATCGCTGCCCAATCCAGCCAGGAAATCTACGCCATATTAGAAAGGAGGTGTGATGTATGAAAATCCTGGCTGTTTGCGGGGTCGGACAGGGAACCAGCTTGTTGCTGCGGATGAGTGTGGAAGAGGCACTTAAGAAATTGGGAATCGAAGCTGAAGTAGACAACACCGATGTCAGTTCGGCGTCAATGGGTGGCGCAGACCTGATAGTCGCCGGCGAGTACCACATTGAGTCCCTGCGCAATGTGGAAACACCGGTGCTGAGCATTATTGACTTCATGGACGTCAACGAAATTATGGAGAAACTAAATAATCATCTTAAGGGGGAATAAAGTTGGATATTCTGGTCTCTATCAGTACATGGTTAGCTGACAACATTTTTGGACAGCCCGCATTATTAATCGGTATCATCGCCCTGATTGGCCTATTGGCTCAGAAAAAAGATGTAAGTTCTGTTATCTCAGGCACTGTTAAAACTATTCTTGGTTTTTTGATTATCAACGGTGGCGCGGGTGTAATTGTCGAATCTATGGGTGCCATCGGGCCAATCTGGCAAAGCGTATTTGGCATTGAAGCGGCGCCCCTGGAAGTAATGGGCACTGATCGGTTCATAGCGGAATACGGCGGCACCATCACTTTAATGATGACATTTGGCTTCCTAATTAATGTA encodes:
- a CDS encoding PTS sugar transporter subunit IIA, translating into MGVFDVIEIRKNIIVEANVSVGDWRQAIRAAGKLLVKHGMTLPEYTDAMVKLVETKGPYIVLTQGLAMPHARPEDGAKKIGIGLLTLTEPIVFGHPQNDPVRVVAALSSVDSKSHLTLISYLAKILGSKDTLCSIIAAQSSQEIYAILERRCDV
- a CDS encoding PTS sugar transporter subunit IIB, with the protein product MKILAVCGVGQGTSLLLRMSVEEALKKLGIEAEVDNTDVSSASMGGADLIVAGEYHIESLRNVETPVLSIIDFMDVNEIMEKLNNHLKGE